The sequence tgtgagtgtgtgtgcgtgtgtgtatgtgtgtgtgagagtgtgagtgattgagtgagagagagagggagagagcacacgCTGAACAAGGAGTAAGCAAACCTTACATCTCCATTATAGTAACTCGTCTCTTTGGAGAGTGACACGGTTGTGAGACTGAAATGGTAACAGCAGAAACAGATTGACTGATCGTCCAGATGTCTGGTCATCACTGAAGGGATGTTAGGGGTGTTTGAGACAAACGATTAGCTGGGCAAACGGAGCTCTCCTGCAGACTGGGATAGAGGCCATGGGATctctgaaaaaagaaagagttcTCCCCATGAGCGTAATAGTGGGAAATTGCTCTTAAGCTTCCAGAAAATCAGGGGGCGGTCTgcgtcaaacacaaacagtaGTAGCAGCACTGGTTTACAGAGTTTTTATAAGGAGGAGTGCACAGCTCATAGGGAGTGTTTGAACACTTTCATTCTGATAAACAAAAGGCCTTTGCAGTAAGGCAGTTTATTAAGTGGCTTTtttgctcgctcgctctctatctctctgtgtgcgtgtgtgagtgaacgtttttttttttcagtatggGTCTAAGGGTGTTAccaagtctatgtgtgtgtttctctgattAACCAATTTGGCTATGTGACCAGTGGCTGACGTTAAGGAATTGTgtctatgtatttgtgtgtgtgtgtgtgtgtgtgtgtgtgtgtgtgtgtctgtgtgtctaagtgtgtgtgcatgatttaatgtgcactgtgtgtgtgtgtgtgtgtgtgtgtgtgtgtgtgtgtgtgtgtgtgtgtgtgtgagggtcatCAGGGACGCACAGGTAGGGGTCCAGCCCAAGGTCAAAGCAGATGagactctgagtgtgtgttcactgagcTCATGTGTTTATTCAAAGGGaagggccctctctctctctctctctctctctctctctctctctctctgtgtgtgtgtgtgtgtgtgtatctgtctgtctgtctgtgtgtgagagagagaaagtgcatgcttttttgtgtctgtatctttgtttgtatctgtttgtttatgtatatatgcatgtttatgtatgtatttcttttttgcACATGCCTTAACATGTTTCTAtggaagagtgtgtgagtatgtgtgtgtgtgtgtgtgtgtgtgtgtgtgtgtgtgtgtgtgtgtgtgtgtgtgtgtgtgtgtgtgtgtgtgggtgtgtgtgtgtgtgggtgtgcgcgtgcgtgtgtgtgttcactgattCACTGATTTCTCACACTGCGAGTTATAAGTGTGTTATTTTCTCAGATGGAGGCTGGGTGAAGCTAAACATCACGTTGTCTCTCAGTAactttacacctctgtgtgtgtccacctctccgaaaagatgaaaactcactCAGACGGAAactcacacagagatacacacacacatagacagacagacagacagacagacacacacacacacacacacacacacacacagacacacacatgaagtcTTGGTCAGACGGAAACACAACCAGAGCGGTAAAAAaccatcctgtgtgtgtatgtatgtgagtgtgtgtgtgtgtgtgtgtgtgtgtgtgtgtccttaaaaCTCTCAGGTCAAGTCCATAGTATCATTTTACGCTGTCATGAAATATGTTTAATTTCCAATCAGTTATCTGTGCTGATCACCTGACGTGCGCTAGGTGGAAGCACTGAAGGATTCATACATTATTTTGTTAAAAGTGAAAGTTCAGAGTGGAGTTCAGTGTGTAGATGTTATGCTttttactagtgtgtgtgtcgtgtgtgtgtgtgtgtgtgggggggggtggggtgcagTATAGAACCTGCACTATAGTTGAttgaacgaacacacacacacacacacacacatacacattggccttatgcatttttgtgtgttgtAAATGCTGTATATATACCTGTTGTAATTATATGTTGGCATTATGGGATGTGTGTATAATtcgttttgtgtttgttttgtcaaatgtgtgtgtgtgtgtgtgtgtgtgtgtgtgtgtgtgtgtgtcatagatGCTGGGCTttggctgtgctgtgctctcaTGTCTTTTGACGTTGACGCTGTTCCACTGTAGTGTCGACAGCCTCCACCTGACTCAAGAAAGCCCTGAGGTGAGCTGCagtcgcaaacacacacacacacacacacacacacacacacacacacacacacacacacacacacacacacatacatacacacacacacacacacacacacatacacacacacacacacacacacacacacacacacatacacacacacatacatacacacacacacacacacacatacatacacacacacacatacacacacacatacatacacacacacacacacacacatacatacacacacacacatacatacacacacacacacacacacacacacacacacacacacacacacacacacaacacacacacatacacacacacacacacacacacacacatacatacacacacacacacacacacacacacacacacacacacacacacacacataaatactcttctttctttccctctctctctctctctctctcacacacacacacacacacaaaaacacacacacacacacacacacacacacacacacacaccccaacacaaaacaagattgagacaaaaaacagacaaaaacagacaCTTAAAGAGActgacagatagacacacacacacagacacacacacacactccgcgaATGTTGACTCTGGCTGTTCTCACGTATGTCCTGTCCCTGATGTGATTAAGTGGTTGTAATGGCTGATGATGAGCTGTCAACACATCCCACTCTCATCGCTATTAATACACCAGCAACACACCAGGGCCTGCAGCCAgcggctctctctttctctctcacacacacacgcacacacacacacacacacacacaggtataaaCACACCTACAGAAATACAcctacagaaatacacacacacacacacacacacacacacacacacacacacacacacagacacaagcttaTAAGCATACATGCCGATACTGATACACATTTTCAGATACACATCAACTCAAATAAAACCCAAATAAATGGACTACactacataaaacataaaacactcaCAACTCCCTAATTTAAACAAAggacaaagtgcaaagtctaactACAGCTAACTTAACAACTATATGAAATCAAATTTAATGTCATGAGAGAGATCCCGAGCACAAACATTGGTCGGTCAGCTCAAACCTCTCACATGCCACCTGATGACTGCATGATCTGAGCACTTTGCTTGTAAACTGACTTTGCTCCTTGGCGAGCATTTACTGTAAATTTGCGCCcatacactccacacacatactgtatctatGCATAGACTATGAaatattcacaacacacacacacacacacacacacacacacacacacacacatacatgcacacacacacacacatgcacacacatatacctccTCACAGGACTGTCCAGCTTGAGCACCTACAGTACTACACCTATTCATCAAAAGCTGTTGTCAGAGTCCGCCTGGAGACAGACCAATCTCACCCTACCATCTGTACAGCTCCTCTTCACATTTGCCTAATTGTTATCTCGGCCAATGAATGTCACTTCCTTGCGGTTGCTGATTGGCTGTGATTCACTGTTGTCATTGGCATGGGACTACTAAGCTTCTAACTTGAGGGGAAGTTGATAGAGAATTGTTCTTGCCAGCAGCGCGTGGCTTTGAAGTGGCAGCTtaggtaaaagtaaaatgaCTGAGGTGGAACAAAAGATGCTGATGTAAGAAGCCAGCCAGACCATAATATAGCAACCGTACTACATGTTCAAAAATGTCATttgtaggggcagccgtggcctactggttagcacttcggacctgtaaccggagggttgccggttcgaaccccgaccagtaggcacggctgaagtgcccttgagcaaggcacctaacccctcactgctccccgagcgccgctgttgatgcaggcagctcactgcgccgggattagtgtgtgcttcacctcactgtgtgtacactgtgtgctgtgtgtgtttcactaattcacagattgggataaaagcagagaccaaatgtccctcacgggatcaaaagagtatatatacttatactttgaTATTAAGATTTTCGATTCGAGAATTGATATTTCTTAAGACATTTCATTAAATTCGTTCTTTTGGATTGAACATGAGGGTGCACCATAGGCCACATTTGTAATGGAGGCATCAGATACAGTAGGTTTAATTCTACTCCAGTATTACTATAGTGTTGGACACCTACTGATGTTATTACAGTTACAGTAAAGGGACTGTTCTCTTACTCATAACCCACACTGATATAACTCATAACCCACACTGATATAACTCATAACCCACACTGATATAACTACAGCATGAGGATGGGCACTGTTTTGTAAAATATTACACAAACTGATATGGGCAACAGTATGAGCAACAGTATGTGTTCTAATACATACTCCACTCTGATATTACAACGGTATGGGCACTGTTTTCTAATACATACTCCACACATATTCCTGCAGTACGGGGCCCTGGAGGAGCCGGTGTCCAGGGGCCGGCCGGTGGAGCCGAAGTCTCCTGAGGGCATCACAGccaagctgctgctgctggaccaGCAGGTGGCGCTAGAGAACGACGTCATCGAGACCAAGAAGAAGAGAAGCTTCCCGGGGTCCAACACCCCAATGGACCGCCTCTCCATCAGCACAAtggacaacaacaaaaacaacaacaacaagcagaggtacagagagagagagg is a genomic window of Alosa sapidissima isolate fAloSap1 chromosome 15, fAloSap1.pri, whole genome shotgun sequence containing:
- the ostn gene encoding osteocrin, encoding MLGFGCAVLSCLLTLTLFHCSVDSLHLTQESPEYGALEEPVSRGRPVEPKSPEGITAKLLLLDQQVALENDVIETKKKRSFPGSNTPMDRLSISTMDNNKNNNNKQRKVVELPRRRVNVPIDRIGVGRLPSNRG